One genomic segment of Arachis duranensis cultivar V14167 chromosome 4, aradu.V14167.gnm2.J7QH, whole genome shotgun sequence includes these proteins:
- the LOC107483479 gene encoding uncharacterized protein LOC107483479, translating to MEETRHEIEEENTRTRSNTTEEEEEVLEYEEEDIEEGVEKCNHSLVEKLVTDKNINPTWVQTAMFNIWRRPEDFKMVEIRPKLFQFFFHKEIDMRRVLKGNPWMFRNSWLLIKKWERGVNPAEMDFSRTEIKLQIWNMPEHCKTTTLGRKIAARVGEVMECNVFSAGPGKGNFLKASVMIRIEDPLKEGLNMGSKQDGLTKVEFKYERLPTFCYFCGRIGHDVANCEIAEAEEEHTSGSKKGLGAWLRADIIGNKVEHSTEQERPTKMGDKETEKGTQQGKGEVLEKMAKLTMKEKSQQCIEYKEGSKVSNREKAPHQTAEVEIITIKETNKEATDHGEEDKKRKESR from the coding sequence ATGGAAGAAACAAGGCATGAAATCGAAGAGgaaaatacaagaacaagatCAAATACAacagaagaggaagaagaagtctTGGAATACGAAGAAGAAGACATAGAGGAAGGTGTAGAGAAATGCAATCACAGTCTAGTAGAAAAGCTGGTGACAGACAAAAACATCAACCCAACATGGGTCCAAACGGCTATGTTCAACATTTGGAGAAGGCCAGAGGACTTCAAAATGGTAGAGATCAGGccaaaactttttcagtttttctttCATAAGGAAATAGACATGAGAAGAGTTCTGAAAGGAAACCCATGGATGTTTCGAAATTCATGGCTACTGATCAAAAAATGGGAAAGAGGAGTAAACCCAGCAGAAATGGATTTTTCTAGAACAGAAATTAAACTTCAAATATGGAACATGCCAGAGCATTGCAAGACAACAACTCTAGGAAGAAAGATCGCTGCTAGGGTGGGAGAAGTCATGGAATGCAATGTATTCTCAGCGGGTCCAGGAAAAGGAAACTTTCTTAAAGCATCAGTCATGATAAGGATAGAGGATCCACTGAAAGAAGGCCTAAACATGGGGAGTAAGCAAGATGGTTTAACAAAGGTGGAGTTCAAATATGAAAGACTGCCTACATTTTGCTACTTTTGTGGTAGGATCGGACATGATGTAGCAAACTGTGAGATagcagaagcagaagaagaGCACACCAGTGGTTCAAAAAAAGGACTAGGAGCATGGCTAAGAGCGGATATAATAGGCAATAAGGTAGAGCATTCAACAGAACAAGAGAGGCCAACTAAAATGGGAGACAAAGAAACTGAGAAAGGAACGCAACAAGGAAAAGGAGAGGTGTTGGAAAAAATGGCAAagctaactatgaaggaaaagAGCCAGCAATGCATAGAATACAAGGAAGGAAGCAAAGTTTCAAACAGGGAGAAAGCACCACATCAAACAGCAGAGGTTGAAATCATTACCATCAAAGAGACGAATAAAGAGGCTACAGATCATGGGGAAGAAgacaaaaaaaggaaagaaagtagataa